TAGATTACTTGGTTGAAAAGGGTTATTTAGCTAAAGCAAACTTTAAGTCATTAAACTATGACCACTCCGGTATTGCTGCATATGAACTAAGAGATGCCGGCGGTGTAGAAACAATGACGACGTTAGCAAATAACATAGAGCGAAATCGTCAGATCCTCAGTGCGATTATTGATGAATGTAAACTTGGGTCACAAATCATTGTTTTTGCCTGCACCGTTGATCACGGAATTAACCTTGCCACTGCACTTGCTTATCAAGGTATTAAAGCAGCTTCTATTGATAGTAAAAATGACACAGTAGAGAGCCGCAGAGCAAAAATAGCGCAATATAAAAATGGTGAGCTGCAAGTTCTTGTTAATTTTAATGTCCTAACAGCAGGATTTGATGCACCTAAAACTAACGTTACTGTAATTGCTAAGCCAATGAACTCCTTAGTACAGTATTTGCAAATGGCGGGCCGTGCTATGCGTGGCTATAAAAGCGGCGGTAACAAAGAATGCAATATTTATACAGTGATGGATAACATACCTGAATTTCAAAGTATTAGCCTCGCATTTGGTTATTGGAATGATATGTGGGCAGAAAAGGATATAAAATAATGAGTAATAGATTTTTAAGTGCTGAGACTGTTATTGAGTCATTAAGGGATAATGGTTACAACAATACAGCATACGCTTTAGCTGAACTTATCGATAATAGCTTACAAGCAACGGCCACCCGTGTAGAAGTTGGTTTTATAGAAGAACAACTAAAAGCCCGTAAAAATTATACCGTATCAGAAATCTCCCTTTGGGATAATGGTGTAGGTATGGATATCGATACCCTTAGAGTTGCTATGCAATTTGGTGGCGGTACACACCGTAAAGATACGGGCGGTATGGGTAAGTTTGGTATGGGATTACCAAATTCATCCATTTCACAGTGTAAGCGCGTTGATGTATGGAGTTGGCAAGCCGGTGCGGAGCCCCACCATACTTATTTAGATGTTGATGAGATGAAAAGTGGTGCGCTAGAAGAAGTCCCAATGCCCACAGCAAAGACAATACCAGCTAAGTACGAAAAAGCATTTTTTACTAAAAAACCGGAATCTGGCACATTAATTATTTGGTCCAAGCTTGACCGTTTAAGCTGGAAAACGGGAAAATCTATTTACCGTCATTGCGAACATTTAGTCGGTCGTATGTATCGTAATTTCATTAGTGATGACAACATAAAAATAGAAAGTATTACTTATCGTAAATCAGCAGATGACAGACTTGATGTTTACGATAAAGATACTTTTAAAGCAAACGATCCAATGTATCTTAAGAAGAATACTTCACTCCCAGAATTACCTGGTAGTTATAAAAATGAAGCGTTTTTTGAAAAAATGGATGAAGAAGTCATCTCCGTTGAATATATCGATGAAAATGGTGAGCCTAAACGAGATGATGTAACTGTTACCACCTCAATGGTTAAAAAGAATATATCAAATCGTATTTTAAAGGATACTGTTGGTAAGTTAGGCGGTACTACTTGGGGTAAGCATTGCAGCAAAAATGTTGGGGTTTCAATTGTTCGTGCTAATCGAGAGTTAGTTTTAAGAGACTCATTCTTAACTTCTGCTTTAAGAGAGAGTAAAGGACGTTTTATTGGTATTGAAGTATCCTTCCCGCCAACGCTTGATGCTGTGTTTGGTGTAACGAATAATAAGCAAGATGCAATTCGTTTAATTCCTTATGAAATGAAAACTATTTTTACTCAAGCTGGATTCGATTCTGAGCAAGAATACCTACGAGATTTAGAAGAGAATTCTGATTCATTACTTCAAGTACTTAAAGTAGTGGCAGTAATTAAAAAGCATGTATCAGCTTTAACTAAAGAGTTAGATACAATAAATGTTGAAGGCAAAGCTGTAAAAGGGGAAGAGCCTAAAACAGTGTCTGAAGGCGCAGCATCTAAAGCAACACAAGGCTCTGCACATCGTGAAACTCATGGCCATAAAACTAAAGAAGAAGCACCAAAAGAGCTAAAGAAAGAGGATGTTGTTGATCATCTTAAAAAAGCAGGTGGAATGAGTGATGAAGAAGCTGAAGAAAAAGCTGAGCGCCTTATCCTTACAGGAAACCGTTTTTTAATTGAAGACGTAGCACGAGATTCTGAAGCCTTTTTTGACGTATCAACAAGTAAAGGTTTAACGCTTGTATTATTCAATACCAACCACGTATTTTATCAAAAGCTTGTAAGCAAACTCGGTGGTGATGAGCTTGAAATAATGCAAACTACAATTGCAGGTTTTGCACGAGTGATGAATGAAACAACTGACGAAAAGCGTTTAAATTATCTAAATACTATTCGCCGAGAGTGGGGGTTAGTGATTAGTGAGTTCCTTCAAGGCCCTGAAGATGATGCGGACGACTTTTAATGTCGAGCTTAATCTCAAGTTCAGAGCTTACATATCAGCTAGAGAAATTATTACCTAGCTGTAAAAATTTAACTATTATATCTGCTTTTATGACCCGATCAGCGACAAGCTGGTTGGGTCGATTAATTTCTAACAATAAACCTAAAGTGCAATTGATAGGCCGTTTTACACCAACTGATTTTGCAAAAGGTGCAAGTGACTTAAATGCACTTCGAGATTGCATTAACAGTGGCTACCAAGTTAAAGCACTAATAAACCTGCACGCAAAAATTTATCAAATAGATCAAGACACTATTTTTAATGGCAGTGCTAATTTAACGGGTAAAGGGTTAGCCTTAGTTAATAACGGTAACTTAGAATCCTGTAGTAGGGTAAATGCTTGTGAACAATCTAAAGCATTCATTAATAAAGTTGTTGAATCAGCAACTGAGTTAAGTATAAATACGCTTGATAAAATGCAGGCGTTTTTAGAACAATTTGATGATGCGGATGAAACAGAGTTACCTGCTGTATGGCCCGAAGAGATAATGCCTCAAACAACTGAGCTGTTTGTATCAGACTTCCCGCTAGGTAAACCAGGTGTTACTTTGAATGAATACCAACTCAACTCTTCGTTACCTTTTGCTCAAATTGAGAATGCTAAAGACGATTTTGCATTAGCGTCAACTTTATTTAAGCAAGCAAAGGCATACCGTTGGTTAAAAAAACAAATTACTGAAAATCAGTCAGAACGAGACTTGGGTTTCGGGCAAATATCAAGGTTGCTGCATGACGCATTAGCTGATGACCCAGTACCTTATCGGCAAGAAATAAAAGATCTCCAAGCAAATTTATATTCCTATTTAAAGCTCTATGCAAGTGATGAAATAGAGGTTTATATGCCAGGTAGACGAAGTGAAGTTTTAAGAATAATTAAGGAATAAGTAATGAGTATTTATGAAGGTGCGTCAAAAAGTATAGGGAGCTATTTACAAGGGGAAACATATTTCTTTATACCTGAATATCAGCGCAAGTACTCCTGGTCTGAAAGAAATGTGAAAGAGTTAATTAGTGATATTGAAATTGGACTTAGATCACTAACTATAGCTCAAGAAGAAAAGCGAGAGAAGAACTCTAGTACTTACTTAGGTTGTGTTATTGATTGGCATCGTGATGCAAAAGATAGTGATTATTTAGCTGAACATATTAATAATAAATATATAAATAAAGTTCGCGAGCTAATCGATGGTCAACAGCGAACTTCAACTCTGGCTATTTTATCGTCTCGTTTATACCTAAAGCTGGAAAAAATCCTACTTACACTAGATCTAAATATTGATGAGGAGAAAAAGTTAGCTGAGGATGTTTTCAAAACCTACCAGGAAGGTATCCTTTTACCTTCCTTTTCTAGAAAAGATGCGAGTTCGGAAACTCTACGCCCATTCATAATACGAGAAGGTGAAGATCTATGGTCACTGGAGTGTAGTTCATCATATAAGTCACCCTTGAGTAATTATTTATCTCAAATCATTGTATTTATAGAAAAAATAAATTCAGGTTTAGATGGTAGTATCGAAGTTGAGGATGCTCCATGTTCTGATGATGAACAATTGAAAGTAGCTATCGACACTTGTGACCAACAAATCGAGTGTTTGTTAGATAATTTGACTGAGTGTAGAATTATTGATGTATTTTTTAAAGGTAAGGAGTTATTTCCTGGTCTGAATACAAAATACTCAAAGGTGGATTTGAATGAGTATATCTTAAATAACCCTAAGAGAATCCAGGTTATTTCTGAGATTATAGGGTTGTGTTCTTACATTAAATACATGCATAAATATTGCTTTTTGACAATTATATCATCACCTTCTCAAGAAAAATCGCTTGATATCTTTCAGTCAATTAATTCTACTGGCGAGCAGTTAACAGCATTTGATCTTGTAAAACCTATGCTTGCGAAATGCTTTAAAGCAGACAATTTGCTTTTCAAAGATTCTGGGGCATTTAAAGTCTTTAATGAAGTTGATGAGTGGGTTTCAAAAGGTAATAAGTGGTATCGTTCTCAAACAAGAATCAAAAGCTTTTTCGAAATTGCTAAGTTTTATTTTAATATTGATTCGCAAGCATCTAATTTAACAGGGCAGAGAAAAATAATAACTCAAGGATTGAGTAATTGTCTGAAAAACAGAGATGAAGAAGGCGATGGCGTTGGCACTTATAACAATCTAAACCAATCGGAAATTGCTACAGAGTTTTGTGAAATTTTACTTAGCATAAAGTGTTACCTTGAATACTTTACGTTAAACAAGGACTTTAATACAAAATTTTCTGACGATGCAGTATATTTAGACAAGAGCAGGCAACACTTATTTGATAGAAAGGTTGCTTTCAATTTCTTCTATATCTTAGATTCTCATGATATATGTAATGCTTTCCTGGTCTCTATTTACCATAAATATCGAATGTCACATTCTGAAAACAGCGAAAGCTATAAGCTTCTACTGTTTAGAGCAATTAACTTATCAGCGATAATTTTCACAAAGTGCAGATTGTTAATTAATAAGTATCCAGATGGGTTTTGGAAGCAAAAATATAAAGATGGCCTTCTATACAAAAAGGAGATAGAGCTCAGTTATGTGGAAAATATAAAAGCTTCATTTGATGGACATATGGAAGTTCAGTTCGGTTTGAGCTCTTCAGATGCAAGCTTTAACGAAGTACAGCAACAGCAAATAGTGAAAAACCTCACTTACTCATCAGCAAAGCCACTTATTAAGTTTTTTATGTTTTATGCGGCGACTAATACACTACCCGGTACAGGTGAGGAAGTAGGTTTGAATCGTTATTCTACAAAAGGAAATGATTTAATCAGACCATCTAATTGGATTAATAATGATTACCAATCGGTCGAGCATATTGCTCCAAAAGATCTTTTAAATAAACAGATACCTCCTTGGGACATTAAGCTTTGCGATGCTTCTGATTCTATCAATTCCGTGGGAAATTTAACCTTACTAAATCCAAGTATTAACTATTCTATAAAATGTGGGGCTAAGGCTAAAGCTGAAGCTTTTGCTAAGTTATTGGATGACAATTTTACAGTTGAAGCACAATACATAACTGATTACTGCTCTTCTTTAGTTGACTACAGTGAAAGGTTGCACCATTTAAAAGCAATTTCCGAAAGACTCTGTAAATGGGTTTTAGTTGATCTTGAAAAAGAAGATGTAACTTTTGATTGGGACAAAGATTTTATAACAAAACGCTCATTAAGATTGGCAGAGATATTTTTAAAGAACTTGCAATTAGAGGCTCTTTAATTATGGGTTCAATATTAAAGTACCCATTTACATCACACTCATGGACTTTACTTTCTGAAAATATAGTGATAAAAAAAGCTGATAAATCTTTAATTAATAGCTTTGAGTCAGGCGTACCTAAAGATATAGTTATTTTTTTCATTGATAAAAAACTAGGTTTAGGGGAGCATAGTGAACCTCTTGAGTTTTATATTAATAGCAATGTCTTTTATATTACACTCAATCGTAAATCATCAGGCAGACATTACCTTACTTTTTCCAGTGCAAAAAATGAACTTTCAGAAATGGGAATATCAATAGGTGATAACGTTTGGTTCGAAAAAAGCCCTACCCAGAAAAATAAATTTTATCTCTATACTAAAGGCTATTCTAAAAATTCAATTTTACCTGATTTAAAAAAGTTTGAGGTAACAGAAGGTTTAGGTTTAGTTAACTATAGGTTAGGTCAATCGTATTTCAGAGATAATGTGATTCAAGAGTGTAAAGGAAAATGTATCGTTACCAATGTGACTGATCATTCAATATTGGTTGCAAGCCATATAAAGCCTTGGAAATACTCTAATAATATTGAAAAATACGATGGTTCAAATGGATTGTTACTTGCCCCTCACGTTGATAAATTATTTGATAGAGGTTTAATTACTTTTAATAATAAAGGTCGTATTGTCATTTCTCAATTATTGTCAAAACGTGTATTAGAATTATGGAATATTAATAGAGATAAAAATTATTTTTTTACAGCTAATCAAATGCATTATATGGAATACCATGGTAAGGAAGTTTTTAAGGGTATTTAACTTCGGTAAAAACGATAACTCTTAATCCGCAATTTCACCTGGTTTAATAATGCAATAAGTTGATTATATTTAATATTTCGATACTCACTATCAAGCTTGCTAAGTTCTTCCCAAAGGCGTTTATTAAACGCCTTTTGTTTTTTATAGTCCTCAAACGTATCGTCAATGTAATCTATTTTATTGAGGAGGAGCGGTCGTTTTTCTTCAATGACGTAATCAAAAAAATCAACATCCTGATCTGCCATTTTTATTTTAACGCGTTCTTTTAACTGTGGGAGCGGAGAGTCATAAAACCCTTCATAACCAAGCAGTGTTACCTTACCCGAATGTATATGAACTTTTATAAGCTGAATATCATCAAGCTCGCCATACATTTGTAGGGCTGCGCCAATATATACACGAAGTACGAGTGGTAATAAGGTGATAAAGTCTTTATGCAGTGTTAGTGCATGGGGCTGGCCGTTTTCAAAATCGATTTTACCTGCAGGTAATATCTTCTCAGCTTCTAGGCATAGTGATTCAATCAATGCACTATCTGCTATTTGAAAAAGCAGCTCAGTGGCTTGGTGCTGCGCTATTTTGTAAGTGTCGAAGAATGCTTTAATGTCGCGCTTTAAGTCTTCAGGTTGTTGTGCATATGGTTTACGCTTTTCAAACATAGCAAGAGCAAAATAAAGAAGTAAATCTTCTTTACGCATTGTTTCAGCGGTTGTTAGCTCGTCTTCTTCAAACCACTTTAAAACAAGTTGTAGGGCTTTTTTATTTGAACCAATAACTTCTTTTATTTTGTCACTTTGCGCAAATTCATTGTTTGCAGGGCAGCGGCCTAGCGTTAAACACGTTAACCAAAACGATTCAAAAAGTTGCTGATGCTGCGTAAATAAAATACGCGCTTGTTCTTCATTAACAGGCTCAGGCGCTGTTAGGTGTTGCCACTTATAAGTACGTTTATGACGGTTTTGTAAAAAGTGCTGTTCTAGTTGTTTGTCTTTAAATATATAGTAAATACCAGGAGCTACAGCAATCGCGTTTTCGTCAACGCTCATTTCTATAAACGCTTTAAGCTCAGCTTGCGTATAATATTTTTGGAAAGTATTCCGGCTTGTTATTACACCATCTTTGTATGGTTGAAACTGACTAACGAGTGATTCGTTACCTAACATTGCAGATACAACCAATAGTTTTTGTGAAAGCTCCCACGCACCAAGTAGCGCTTCTATTCGTTCATCTCGGTCTTCTATTACATTAATTACAAAACCAATATTAACAATGTCAGAAATAACTTTATCTGCATCAGGTCGGTAATTAAGATCCCAACCTAATGCATCTATCCCATGAGCCTCTAACTCTCGTAAATCATCACCTCTACCGCACCCGTAATCAAAAATAGAGTAATCACCATTTAAAAAGCCGTTTTTAGCTAATGTTTTTAAAGGGGCAGAAAGTTCATGCCGTACAATTGCCGTTAAATGTCGATCAATTGTTTTGTCATCAGTAGGGCTTTGTACTGCAGAGCTTCGGAATAAACGACCATCAACTAGCTCGTATCCTTTTTTTGTAATTAAACGTTCCCACGAGCCTCTAAAGCCGATCATACGCGTGTTTTCGTATAGGCCCGCTTGCTCGCCTTCAGCAGTTAAATCACAAAATAATTGATAGTGTTTATTAGTAGGCAAAACCATGGTTTCTTTTCGATGCAAAATAGGTGGGTTTTCGCTGTTATCGTATTTAGTTATTTTGTGCGACAGTTTTGCTAGATCTACAGTTACGCTTTGCTTAAGCGCAGGGTATGAATCTTCATAAAAGGTTGGGTAGCTTAACAGTGAAAGTCTAAAGTCACTTTTAAATAACTTTATAAGATCGTAATCGGATTCATCAACCTTTAAAGCTTGCGCAACAACTTTAATAAATTTAACTAAATCGGCAGGTGCATCAGCAAATGCATCTTTGTGGAAATAGATTGCATCAGGTAGCTTTTTTGCTATTTTTACTTTTTTTACAAGCTGCTTAAATTGCTCTGCGTTCATAGTCTAATAATTTGCTAAATGTAGTGCCTGCAATTTACAGGGGCTCAATGTATCCAAACTATATAACTCATCTTGTTGATTTACAATGCAAGGGCACTCAGCAATGTAGAAGTCGATACCGTTAGGCGTTTTTATGCTCCGTAAATAAACGGGCACTATTGGCATAGACGAGGGCAGCTTTTGTAATAGGCTTAAACTAGGGTAAAGCAGTTTATGTTTGGCTAAAGAATCAAATTTATAGCTATGCTTTGCCTCAATTACAAATAAGTGTTCTTTACCGTTTCGCTTAGCAACAAATACAGCATCGATTTCAACTTGGCCTTTTATATGCTCAAGAACGACGTTTTCGTTAGCGAGTGGTTTAAAGTTAAACGTAAATGTACTTTGCCCGTTTGCAGGCACAACCATTGTTTTATCATCTTCGAGATTAAGCGCTTCAGCCATTAACCCTGATGCTATAGCTAGATTTACAACTGAGGTTTCAGTTACTTTTGGCAGTAGTTGGAAAGCAAATAAGCTGCGAATAGAAACATTAGGTAAAAATAACTCTGGCTGTAATTGACTAAAGAGAGATGAATCGTCAAAAAAGAATGTCTTCACATCATCCGTTTTCACAAGCGAAAAGTAAGTTTGATTAGAAGCAGGGCGAGAACCAAGCCTTAACACCATCATATTTTGGTCTTTTAAAACTTTAGGCAGTTTTTTGATTGAGTCTATAGATATTGAAGCTGCGGTGTTTGCTTTTAAATTATTAGCGTTAACATAGTCTTGGAAGCCTTGAGGAATAGATACTTTTTGTTCTTTGGCTTGCATTTCTTGCAGTAAATCGTGAAAAATCACTTATTGATCCTTGATTTCAATATAATAAAAATACGCGCGTCCGCGCTTTTCAAACTTAAGTTCACCACGCTCGCGGCGGTGCATTAACTCACAGTCTGTTATTTTTAGATGTTTGATGGTCTCTTTGCTCGAAAGCCATTTTCCTTTTTGATCTTGATTAGCCATTTAAGTTACTCAAATAATTAAGATAACTCAATATACCTAACAGCAATAGCAACAACAAATTTGAAGGCGGTTGCCAAGACAATTCCCCCGTGATCACACCCGAAATTGAATTAATGATGAGTAATAACAGCGCATGGATGCGCGTTAAGCGATGCCTACACACGGACGTGTTTCATCGCCTTTACGTTCATATCATTAATTTGAATTGAGAGAACAGTGTGATCCTCGGGGCGCCGAGAGATTCCAAAGAGAAGTCGGCGATTACTTCTCTTTGGTTGCCGTCGCCAACGCGACATGTAACTTCATTATTTGATGACTGTAAAGGGCGTTTACAGCAAATTTTAAAGCCTACACAGTCTGAGGTTGGCTGTATTCGATTTGAGCTATACAGCAATAGTGAGCAAACATGCTTGTTTTTAGTCGAACAATTTACGTCGCAAGCTGCTTTGGATACGCATTATTCACAGCCCTATGTAAAAGAGGTGTTTGCATTTTATGAAACGGCGTTAGCAAAACCGGTAGAAGTAAATAAATTAGTCGCGATTGAGTAAGTTTAATTTATCGTGTGTACCTCATTGGACTGGGGAGTGTGTGTCCTCGGACGGTCGGCACACGCTAACGCGACATGTATAAATAAAGATGGCGAGCGGCGGGTTGCGGGGAGCGGGCTTTGAGCCATTAAAAGCTACGCTTTTCACGTCAGCAAGCTGCACGCCTATAGTAAAACTTAAAGAACACTACTAAGATAATTCTCTCGTCATTCGTGCCCGAAAAGGCTAAATTGATAACTAATATAGTGCATAGGCGTTTTTAATTTATTTAACAGTAGCTCACGAGGTATTACGTTACGCTAAAGAGCTTGCAGAAACGGAAAATGCATAAACATGAAAGTTATTTATGAGCCAGGTTTTAATTATCAGTTAGGGTTATTAAAATACTTGCACCCATTTGATGGTGAAAAATTTGCTAAGGTTATTTCAGAGCTTGGCGGCTCAGATATTGAAATAATCTATCCAAGTGAACCTGTTCCAACTAAAGTAATTAATGAGTACCTCAATGAGTTAATGAGAAAGTTGGTTTTGAGTAAAACACTTGTTTTACGTACACTTGAAGTACCCAGTATTCCTTTTGTTAGCTTTGGCTTTATAGATAAAAAAATTCTGACACCTATGCGCTTAGCTGTTTCAGGTACTTTATTGGGTGCTGAAAATGCCTTGAAGTCTGGTGAGATTATGTGGAACTTATCAGGCGGTTTTCACCATGCTAGTTATGCAAATATGGAGGGTTTTTGTGTTTATAATGATGTTGGTATTAGTTATCAACAATTGCGAAAGAGTGGCCACTTAAGTGAAACTGATAAAGTTTTAATTATCGACGTTGATGCCCATCACGGAAATGGCAATGCTTTCTCGTTTAAAGACAACGAAAATGTACATTTGCTAGATGTATATAATGAGGATATTTACCCGACCTCACAATATACTCGTAACAGAGTAAACTTTCCGGTTCCGTTAAAAAGTGGTGTAGAAGGCTGCGAATATTTAGAAAAGTTAACTCAAGCGCTTGAGTTAATAACGGTTAATTATGCTTTGGTTTTTGTTGTAGCTGGGACTGATGTATTGGCTGTTGATAAATTAGGTGGCTTTAAACTTACTGTTGAAGATGTTGCCAAGCGTGAAAAAATCATACTGTCTCACTTAAAAACGCTTGAAATACCAACTGTGGTCACTGGTGGCGGCGGTTACTCAAAACAAAGCGCTTCGGCCATAGCTGCTGCAATTAAGGCTTGTTCAACACTATAAACTCATCACTTACTCTTTAAATAAAATCAAAGCCGAATATACACTTCAGCTTGCCATTAAAAGCTACGCTTTTCGCGTCAGCAAGCTTAACGCCTATGATGATAAAAGGCGCTAGGTTGTGTTCGTTGCCAGTCGCTTGCTGCTCGAAACCGAAATTGGCGTTTAAAATAATCACAGCTAAAACTGGTTTCTACGATTTCAACTTACCAATTAATACAATGAGGCAATTAAGTGCGCTATTCGCCTCATTTTTTGAGGCGAATAATGCGTGAAAGTAACGTAATTTAAAAGCGGTGCTTTTCGCGTCAGCAAGCTTAACGCCTACTGTGGTAAAGGCAGCGGGCTTCGAGTGACGAGCAGCGAGCTTGTGCTAAAACCTAAAGCCTAAAGCCTAAAGCCTAAAACCTAGCTCGTAGCTTGCAACCCGTGCCAGGTCAGTCGGCCAGGGCGTTATTTGTGGGTTGATAAGCGCCATTATCTAACGCATCAAAGTAGGCTTGATAGCGGCCGTTTTGTTTAAATTTAAGTAATTGCTGATTAAAAATTTCAAGCCGCTGTTTACTGTATTTGTTATTTTTAGGGAACATCATAAAGCTTTGGTTTATGAGTAAAGCTTTGGGGTGATGGTTAATAGAGCTAAATAAGTTAGGTAACTTACTGGCCAAGGTGTAATAGCCTACGCTTTTTTCCTCGGCAAAGGCGTCTATTCTGCCCATAGCTAAGCGTTTAAAGTTTTGCTCTGTAGTACTTACTCGCGACATATCAAATAGACCCGCTTGTAGTGCTTTATCAAACTCTTCGCCATAACTGTAAGCAAGCCCACCACCGAGTAATAAGCCTTTTAAATCGTTTAGGTTTTGCCAATCAAAAGGGCGTCTTTTGTAATAAAAAAATACAAAACGCTCGTTTAACACTGGCTCACTGTAAAAATAATCCTCAGTACGTTGTTGTTCAAACATCCATACGGCGGTGGCTGCGTATTTATCATTAATAGTGTCGTGGTAAGCACGCGGCCAGGGTAAAAAGGTAAAGTTAACCTTAATATTGGCTTGTGCAAATAAGTCGGTGATTAAATGGGCAATCACACCTTGATGAGGTAATGATTCACTTAAAAAAGGGGGCCATTCGCCGGTACTTATATTTAAAGTAGTGGTATGTGTGGGCTGTTCGTTTTTGGGTTGAATTGCTTCAATTGCGTTACTGTAATCACTCACTAAAGCCATCAGACAAAAAGATGCGGTAAAAATAAGGTATCTTAATTTAGCTGATAACATCACATGCATATGTATAGTTTACTCCTTCTTAGCCATTAGGTTGTGACCGATACTGTTTAAAAAGTAGGCTATTGTAGTGAGTGAAACTGAATGCACGCTTAAGCTAGGTCAGTCGGCAATAATACTTAATCATTTTACGGGGCTAAACGTGTCGCTACCTGCGTTAAAAAACTCTCATTTACGACTGCATGGATGCAGAAGGTAGAGCAATGCAGGAGCAATTGCTGAGAACAGCTAAATAGCAAATTTTTTGCCTAGCTATTAACACATTTTTCCTGCCTCAAAACAGACCACTTGATTAAGCGAATTGGTATTAGATTTAAAGCCACCTTTTAATAAGTACAGCGTACTCTATTATTCTTTTGTTTGCATGTTTTTTGCGCGCTCTTCAGCTTCAATTAGTGCTTGTGATTTAGGGGCGCGTTGCTTTTCTTCCACTTTCGGTTTTTGTGGTGAATTTGGATCCCAACTTTCATCAAGCGATAAGTTAGCAAATGGGTTACTGCTTTGTGGCGGTATATCAGGCTTAGTGGGTTCAACTGGCGATACCTTTACTTGTTCTGGTTTTATCGCACTTTTTTTAGTGGGTAAGGGGGCGTTGGGATCGAAGGTGCGTATTTCAGGCTCTTTAAAGTCGTGCTCGGTAGATGGCGTTAACGGTGAGCGCGGTTGTTTAGGCGAATGTAAGTCTGCCTTTGGTTGTTGAGGCGAAATGGGCTCAGCTGCAATAGGTGCTTCTTTTTTAGTCGCTGGTACAGGCTCGCTAGGCTGATTAACCGGCTTGCGCTGTTTTTTGATTTGTTTGGCTTCGGGGTCAAAGTCTCTTACTTGTGGCTCTGCATGCTCGGTGGCATTTTTTATTCGTTCTAAAGTGGCTTTAGCGGCGGCTTCAAACTCTGCGGTATTCGGGATTTGCTTTACTTTAGCTGTACTCACTTCGTTTGCGTTTGGCTCGGCACTTTCGGTTGTTGTTTTTGGCTCGCTTTTGCTAGTATCAAGAGTCTTAGATTCATCAATAGCAGTACTACTTTGCTTGTCATCGCACTTAGTAGGGGGAGCAGCTGGTGGCATACTGGTATCAGCAGGCTCGTTATTTTGCTTAACATGGCGTAGGCGCATTAATACAACAACCCCAATTATTACCACTAAGAGTAGCGCCACACTGGGTAATACTAGCGACAACATGTTTGATTTTTTAGGGATTGATGAGGCAACACCGTTAACTTGCTCTGTGGCATTTACGGTAACCGGCATGGCCGTTTGTAAAGGCTCTACTGTTGATTTTGTAACTGCTGGAGTTGTGTTGTTTTGCATGGTTGTATCAATGCTAGGCTGATCAT
The genomic region above belongs to Pseudoalteromonas undina and contains:
- a CDS encoding ATP-binding protein gives rise to the protein MSNRFLSAETVIESLRDNGYNNTAYALAELIDNSLQATATRVEVGFIEEQLKARKNYTVSEISLWDNGVGMDIDTLRVAMQFGGGTHRKDTGGMGKFGMGLPNSSISQCKRVDVWSWQAGAEPHHTYLDVDEMKSGALEEVPMPTAKTIPAKYEKAFFTKKPESGTLIIWSKLDRLSWKTGKSIYRHCEHLVGRMYRNFISDDNIKIESITYRKSADDRLDVYDKDTFKANDPMYLKKNTSLPELPGSYKNEAFFEKMDEEVISVEYIDENGEPKRDDVTVTTSMVKKNISNRILKDTVGKLGGTTWGKHCSKNVGVSIVRANRELVLRDSFLTSALRESKGRFIGIEVSFPPTLDAVFGVTNNKQDAIRLIPYEMKTIFTQAGFDSEQEYLRDLEENSDSLLQVLKVVAVIKKHVSALTKELDTINVEGKAVKGEEPKTVSEGAASKATQGSAHRETHGHKTKEEAPKELKKEDVVDHLKKAGGMSDEEAEEKAERLILTGNRFLIEDVARDSEAFFDVSTSKGLTLVLFNTNHVFYQKLVSKLGGDELEIMQTTIAGFARVMNETTDEKRLNYLNTIRREWGLVISEFLQGPEDDADDF
- a CDS encoding HNH endonuclease; this encodes MGSILKYPFTSHSWTLLSENIVIKKADKSLINSFESGVPKDIVIFFIDKKLGLGEHSEPLEFYINSNVFYITLNRKSSGRHYLTFSSAKNELSEMGISIGDNVWFEKSPTQKNKFYLYTKGYSKNSILPDLKKFEVTEGLGLVNYRLGQSYFRDNVIQECKGKCIVTNVTDHSILVASHIKPWKYSNNIEKYDGSNGLLLAPHVDKLFDRGLITFNNKGRIVISQLLSKRVLELWNINRDKNYFFTANQMHYMEYHGKEVFKGI
- a CDS encoding phospholipase D-like domain-containing protein — its product is MSSLISSSELTYQLEKLLPSCKNLTIISAFMTRSATSWLGRLISNNKPKVQLIGRFTPTDFAKGASDLNALRDCINSGYQVKALINLHAKIYQIDQDTIFNGSANLTGKGLALVNNGNLESCSRVNACEQSKAFINKVVESATELSINTLDKMQAFLEQFDDADETELPAVWPEEIMPQTTELFVSDFPLGKPGVTLNEYQLNSSLPFAQIENAKDDFALASTLFKQAKAYRWLKKQITENQSERDLGFGQISRLLHDALADDPVPYRQEIKDLQANLYSYLKLYASDEIEVYMPGRRSEVLRIIKE
- a CDS encoding DUF262 domain-containing protein, whose product is MSIYEGASKSIGSYLQGETYFFIPEYQRKYSWSERNVKELISDIEIGLRSLTIAQEEKREKNSSTYLGCVIDWHRDAKDSDYLAEHINNKYINKVRELIDGQQRTSTLAILSSRLYLKLEKILLTLDLNIDEEKKLAEDVFKTYQEGILLPSFSRKDASSETLRPFIIREGEDLWSLECSSSYKSPLSNYLSQIIVFIEKINSGLDGSIEVEDAPCSDDEQLKVAIDTCDQQIECLLDNLTECRIIDVFFKGKELFPGLNTKYSKVDLNEYILNNPKRIQVISEIIGLCSYIKYMHKYCFLTIISSPSQEKSLDIFQSINSTGEQLTAFDLVKPMLAKCFKADNLLFKDSGAFKVFNEVDEWVSKGNKWYRSQTRIKSFFEIAKFYFNIDSQASNLTGQRKIITQGLSNCLKNRDEEGDGVGTYNNLNQSEIATEFCEILLSIKCYLEYFTLNKDFNTKFSDDAVYLDKSRQHLFDRKVAFNFFYILDSHDICNAFLVSIYHKYRMSHSENSESYKLLLFRAINLSAIIFTKCRLLINKYPDGFWKQKYKDGLLYKKEIELSYVENIKASFDGHMEVQFGLSSSDASFNEVQQQQIVKNLTYSSAKPLIKFFMFYAATNTLPGTGEEVGLNRYSTKGNDLIRPSNWINNDYQSVEHIAPKDLLNKQIPPWDIKLCDASDSINSVGNLTLLNPSINYSIKCGAKAKAEAFAKLLDDNFTVEAQYITDYCSSLVDYSERLHHLKAISERLCKWVLVDLEKEDVTFDWDKDFITKRSLRLAEIFLKNLQLEAL